Genomic segment of Colletotrichum destructivum chromosome 5, complete sequence:
ggccgtcgggctgctcgacgatgacgggggagatggaggacaGCGGCCTCTTGCCGGGCTGGACGTAGTTGGCCGGGCTCGGGATGAAGCCGAAGGCGTTGCTGGAGCCGGGGATGCTGAAGTCGTTCATCTCGTTGTTCATGACGAGGCCCGTCTCGGGCACCATGACCTGggagccgaagaggaggttgacggtggtggtgagcgagacggcgaggccgctggcgtcggcggcggcgatgtgcGAGGTGCCGGGGGTCTCGAGCGACTCGATGCCCTCCGGGTTGTAGTACGAGACGTTCtgggtggcggcgtcgtcaatGCGGGAGCGGACCAGGGCGCCGGTCTCGGGGGTGATCATGCTCCGGGTGTAGGCCGACAGGCCGTTGACGAAGGACGGGTCGCCGAGCTTGGTGCGCTGGCCGTAGGCGAAGcgcatggcctcgtcgaggcggtgGACGGTGACGTTGCGGGCGCCCGGGTTGCCGAAGCCGTCGtagccgccgacgatgttGAGGGCGCtgagggcgacgatgccgcccgAGGGCGCGTTGCAGGCCGTGAGCTTGTAGCCGCGGTACGAGATCTGGGCGGGctcgcggacggcgacggtgtaGTTGCGCAGGTCCTCGAGCGTcatggtgccgttggcgcGCCGGAgcgcggcgatggtggcgttggcgatggcgcccGTGTAGAAGGCGTCGACCCCCTGCCGGCCGATGGTCTCGAGCATGTCGGCGTACCGCCGGCGCGTCATGGTCTCGTTCAGCTTCACGCGGTACCCGTTGGGCGCGAAGTCGATGGCCCACGCCGGGTCCTCGGTCAGGAAGTTGCCGTTGGGCGTGACCGAGTCCATGTAGCGGACCAGGTCCTCGTTCACGCGGAAGCCGTGGCGCGCCACCTTGACCGCGGGCTCGACCACTTTGGCCCAGGGCAGCTTGCCGTACTTCTTGTGGAGGTGCTCGAGGCCACGCAGCTCACCGGGGACACCGCTTCGGGGGGAGGTTGTTAGAGATTTTGATCAAGTAGTATATATGTCTAGGTGGACAGAGAagaaaggagaagagaggagaggggaagagaggagaggaaaggaaaggaaaggaggGGAAGGAAACTCACCTGGCCAGACCGCCGTAAATGCTGGCTCGCGTGTTGTTGGTGTACATGTtctcgaaggcggcggccggggccgtCTCGCGGAAGTCGATGAACTCGTAGGTGCCGTTGCTCGAGCGGACAAGCatgaagccgccgccgccgatgccgctgtggtacatgccgacgacgccgacgcagaggacggtgccgacggtggcgtcggcggcgttgccgccCTCCTGGAGGAGGTCGGTGCCGATCCTGCTGCAGATGTCCGTctcggaggcgacggcgcccagTTTCGGGATGGTGCTGGTGCTCAGGTCCTGGCTCGGGGCCGCGAGGACGGGCTgcgcgatgccgaggagcagctgcGCGAGGGCAGCGGATGTCAAGGAGAGCTTCATGGCGGGTGACTCGaggattggggggggggagggtcaCTCTGGAGGGGCAGCACGGTGTACCGGGCGGGACGAGACGGcttggctgggctgggctgggctgggctggttCAGAAGAGAGGGCTTCAGGAAACCGACGATGCTGGGACCGGCGAGGTCAAGTTTTAATATGATCAAGATGAATGGGACCTGGATGGTGCAATCGACATGGAGTGAGCTCATGCCGGGAGACGCCCACAGTTCCGACTCAGGTTCATGTATGTATATGGGCCCCCGGCCGGCTGAGGAGGGGagagtgggaggaggggggggggactaTTGCTTTCATTTCGGCAGCCTGCAGGTCGGTGACGATCGCCAACGGCCAGTCCACCCTATCGGAGTTGTGGAGATAGCCTTGGAGGGCGAGAGAAAAAGATAGAGAGCGGGAGATACGTTGCGATTACACGTACAGAGTTTGGTAATGGGCTAGGTAAGGTGTGTTGGTTGAGACATTTTGTGACCTCTGTGCTAGCTTTTCCCCGCAGTGGTTATCGAACGAGTCCTGTTTCCACAGTGAtggggagatggagagatagagagagagagagagagaaaggggaagagggcTCGGGGACCGCGGATAAGCTCTTCCAGGTTGATTCACCGATACCGGGAAAcaaactctctctctctctctctctctttctctctccatctctgcATGTACCTGTTCGCCTTGTGAAGAAACACAGCTACAGGGGCCAGGCCGGTTGTGACGTATGACCGCCTGACTTGAATCTGAATTGAGCAAGTGAGCAAGCGAGCAACGAGGGAAAACAACCAACAATGCCTCGTCGAATGAATGGGGAAACAAACGCCAGGGGCATGATTGGTTATTGGAGGGTTgttgagggggaggggggagggggaggtcCGAGGagcgaagggggggggggggaaccCTCttggagaaaagaaaacaaaacagtGAGAAATATCGAAGGAAATGCCGGATCGAATCCACAGTGGAAATATTCAGCGGGGTTCAGATCAATAAAAAACACCTTCCTATTCCGGATAGCTCTCACGGCAtccccggcggccccggcgggggggggggagggcggcagtCTCGAGGGGACATCCCCGGCCGGCCAGGAACCGTTGCCGGCCAAGGTCAAGTTGCATTAATGCTCCCCGCATACTGATAAACTGATAACACCACAAcgatagagagagagagaggaaaagagagacagTAAGGCCATGCAGATCTCAAGTTGTTCCCATGGGTCCCGTCCTCAAGTGCTCTCGCCTTGCTTGTTTGAGGCTGAGAACATTCCAGGCGTAAGATTTGACAGTGATTGACCCATTGACATCCCTTATCAGATGCAGCCTTTTCCTGGCAGTTTTCGTTTCTCTGGATCGCACAACTATGGATACTCAGCTGTTTCTGTACACCTCGCTTAGACATATATATAGTCGTAGATCCAACCTGCAAAGAGTGGGCCGACAAACACAACCAACCTCGTTCATGCGTGATCAATCATGACCTTTTGGAACAGCAATGCCGCCGACCAAGAGCCGTGACTGCACTGGTTGCTACCAGCTCCAACTCTCGACCGCCCGGAAGGCAAAGCTTGGAATGCCGCAATCGAGACGCTTTATACCTCGGGTCTAGACTCTCAATCCAAATCCAGGTGGGACGGTCTGGGACGAAAACCTATTTGAACGGCCGTTCCGTTGCCTCACTTTTCGAGGCTGGGCCGGCAGACTCGGCTCCGTTCCGTCGTAAACACTGGGAAACGAATGCCAACGTTGATTTGGATTGGGGCTCGTTATGTGGAACACACTCCCAGGCCGCATTCGTCGGATGTTATGAGCTGCATCGCAGCGTCTTCTAAGAAAGAGGTCCCCCAACCCCCCAAAATAAGAAATGCCCGTTCTTTGTTCATTTCGGAAGGTTTGGCCGTGTGGCGCTTTTCTAcatctttttttcccctcaTTTTTATTATTTTACCCTGCACCGAGAGCGACGCCTTTCAAGAGACTGGTCACGACTGACAACCAGCCCTCTCATCCAAAATAAACAAATAATTGAAAatcgaaaaagaaaaagaaaaggaggttGCAACCGTTATTACAGCCAAGCTACAGAGATGATACCACTGATGATAAATTCACATGTGCTTCACTACTGTTGTAGCTCAAGAAGGATGCCATCGGAAAGTCATGGGCTAAGAATGGGCAGCTAAAGGGCACCATACGCACGTATCGTTCCAGACATCTGTCCAAAATGACAGTGAAGGCTCATGAATGACAGGAACTAGATAAGGAGACAGGGAAAATGCTTTCGGAGGAGAACGTTTTCTCCAACAATTACTCCGTTGAGGCTGTTCGGCGATCAATTCCTCGCGCGGAGACCTTTTCGCAGTTTTACTTCTGGTGTCGTTGCTCTGTTGAGGTCGGAAAGCTTCCAACCTGCACACAACAAAAAAGACAACAGCAGATAAGACGTGGCGTGACAGTGAAGCCATTCAAAACAGCTCCCAATGTATAAATCATGGGGTTGGTCAACGAATTTTGATTGCTCAAAGTTTCATTCGGCGAGTGCTGCTAGCATGTCTGTCCATGAAAGGGGGGACCACTGGAAATCAGCAGAGGACCGGGATATACCCTGCGAGAAAATGTTGTAAGGTTTTCCCAGCTTCATAACCGATGGGATGGTTAATATTATCTGGCTTCTCAGTCAATGGGCTGTGCATGATAACAAAAAGTCTGGTGTCCTCGTCCCCGAATGGTTTCAGCGACGTCAACAACTGTCTTTTACGTCCTGCAGCACGATGCACCTGAGAAGTATGAACAAGCTATCTTGCAAGATAACAGGTGCCACAGAGGCTATGCATCGCAGCTTA
This window contains:
- a CDS encoding Putative gamma-glutamyltranspeptidase, nucleophile aminohydrolase, with the protein product MKLSLTSAALAQLLLGIAQPVLAAPSQDLSTSTIPKLGAVASETDICSRIGTDLLQEGGNAADATVGTVLCVGVVGMYHSGIGGGGFMLVRSSNGTYEFIDFRETAPAAAFENMYTNNTRASIYGGLASGVPGELRGLEHLHKKYGKLPWAKVVEPAVKVARHGFRVNEDLVRYMDSVTPNGNFLTEDPAWAIDFAPNGYRVKLNETMTRRRYADMLETIGRQGVDAFYTGAIANATIAALRRANGTMTLEDLRNYTVAVREPAQISYRGYKLTACNAPSGGIVALSALNIVGGYDGFGNPGARNVTVHRLDEAMRFAYGQRTKLGDPSFVNGLSAYTRSMITPETGALVRSRIDDAATQNVSYYNPEGIESLETPGTSHIAAADASGLAVSLTTTVNLLFGSQVMVPETGLVMNNEMNDFSIPGSSNAFGFIPSPANYVQPGKRPLSSISPVIVEQPDGRLYFVIGSAGGSRIITATIQNLHNVLDRNLTVPQSLAEPRFHDQLSPNTAAFEYAYDNATTAYLTTLGVNVTWVAPGGSTAQGVRLLPNGTFEAGSEPRQKNSGGYAV